Proteins encoded together in one Labrus bergylta chromosome 20, fLabBer1.1, whole genome shotgun sequence window:
- the zgc:56231 gene encoding kinesin-like protein KIF20A isoform X1 has translation MSEVFDLTHEEGDHMQPVDKDRDHPVSTSSQQVEAPGVAEQQTMRVYLRVRPFSREELADNEDQGCVAIESSQTVTLNAPKGSATMKSSERGIGMSIHKFSFSQIFGPETTQSELFEDTVKAQMSDFLDGENALIFSYGVTNAGKTFTIQGRPKEPGILPRVLDATFQHIGGRQYEGMDLKPYLRNDAQYLDPDQVKQERYSKAAIFVSLKEDCDPLRASSGSESLSYSSSALSSSLYCDEAETDSSQFALWVAFFEIYNECVYDLLQPSLCSKSKKRASLRVCDDGAGNAYVKDLRWINIQTLGEASRLLQFGNRNRSAAATKMNQSSSRSHSIFTMKLLKIDDCSTVRRISEFSLCDLAGSERCNKTKTFGERLKEAGNINNSLLILGKCINALRNNQTDRMKSSYIPFRESKLTKLFQAVFCGKGRASMIVNINQCASTYDETLHVMKFSAVAKRVVQVITDKHLESLAPCLVGRDGKPLVRNGSIDSQALESYLSEDELLDEEDEADMSLLPQHEIVSMIENLRSKLLVERRRNLVQEMEIRKEMGDAMLQQIMESEELRTRQIEELKESYQEKLENTFEMYKDAIKEHAYQSAMNNLEDDYVPLDEFVAEQEKVEALKRKVSELESLTSSSRGGACSVQTADQSSQTPPQKATDSAADDRCNRLYREKCAIERMCEDKQQLILSLERRLMELSDTLQKVRDGFLEKSTDLEVLLRKADDQSKSLEDVLRQNLEKDREIVSLKADLTKLSQTSPVQPKTKRGLLANIREAVTSPRRTTSGRTLRKTARTPHV, from the exons ATGAGTGAAGTTTTTGATCTGACTCATGAAGAAGGAGACCACATGCAGCCTGTGGACAAGGACCGTGATCATCCTGTCAGCACCTCATCCCAACAG GTTGAAGCTCCAGGTGTTGCAGAGCAGCAGACGATGAGAGTGTACCTCAGAGTCCGGCCTTTCTCCAGAGAGGAGCTCGCTGACAACGAGGATCAG GGTTGTGTGGCGATTGAAAGCAGCCAGACGGTGACCCTGAATGCACCTAAAGGTTCTGCCACCATGAAGAGCAGTGAGAGAGGCATCGGCATGTCCATCCACAAATTCTCCTTCTCACAG ATTTTTGGTCCAGAGACGACTCAGTCTGAGCTGTTCGAGGACACGGTCAAAGCTCAAATGTCTGATTTCTTGGACGGGGAGAACGCTCTGATATTCAGCTATGGAGTCACCAATGCTGGGAAGACGTTCACAATCCAAG GAAGACCTAAAGAGCCGGGGATCCTCCCTCGGGTGTTGGATGCCACCTTTCAGCACATCGGAGGCCGTCAGTATGAGGGGATGGACCTGAAACCTTACCTCAGGAACGATGCTCAATACCTGGATCCTGACCAAGTCAAACAGGAGAGATATTCTAAAGCAGCCATTTTTGTTTCACTGAAAGAG GATTGTGATCCTCTCAGAGCCAGCAGTGGATCAGAGTCTTTGTCCTACTCCAGCTcggctctctcctcctctttataCTGCGATGAAGCCG aaacagacagcagTCAGTTTGCACTGTGGGTTGCATTCTTTGAGATCTACAACGAGTGTGTGTACGACCTGCTTCAACCTTCACTCTGCTCCAAATCTAAGAAACGAGCTTCTCTGAGAGTGTGTGACGACGGGGCTGGGAATGCTTACGTTAAAG ATCTAAGGTGGATAAACATCCAGACTCTGGGAGAAGCCAGCAGACTGCTTCAGTTTGGAAACAGGAACAGAAGTGCAGCAGCCACTAAGATGAACCAGTCGTCCAGCAGAAG CCACAGCATATTCACCATGAAGTTACTGAAGATCGATGACTGCAGCACAGTAAGAAGGATCTCAGA GTTTTCTCTGTGTGACCTGGCCGGCTCAGAAAGATGCAACAAAACCAAAACGTTCGGGGAGAGACTGAAGGAGGCGGGAAACATCAACAACTCTCTGCTCATTCTGGGGAAGTGCATCAACGCTCTCCGTAACAACCAGACCGACAG GATGAAGAGCAGCTACATTCCTTTCAGAGAGAGTAAACTCACAAAGCTCTTCCAGGCTGTCTTCTGCGGTAAAGGGCGAGCATCGATGATCGTCAACATTAACCAGTGTGCCTCTACGTACGACGAGACTCTGCATGTGATGAAGTTCTCCGCTGTGGCCAAACGG GTGGTCCAGGTCATTACAGACAAACACCTGGAATCTCTGGCTCCGTGTTTGGTCGGCCGCGATGGGAAACCTCTGGTGAGGAACGGGTCGATTGACAGCCAGGCCCTGGAGAGCTACCTGTCTGAGGATGAGCTGCTGGATGAGGAAGACGAGGCTGACATGTCTCTGCTGCCTCagcat GAGATCGTGAGTATGATTGAGAATCTGCGATCAAAACTGCTGGTAGAGCGAAGGAGAAATCTGGTTCAGGAAATGGAGATCCGTAAAGAAATGGGAGACGCCATGTTGCAGCAGATCATGGAGAGCGAGGAACTCCGCAC TCGGCAGATAGAGGAGCTGAAGGAGAGCTACCAGGAAAAGCTGGAGAACACGTTTGAGATGTACAAAGATGCAATCAAAGAGCACGCCTACCAGAGCGCCATGAACAACCTGGAAGACGACTACGTGCCGCTCGACGAGTTCGTCGCTGAGCAGGAGAAAGTGGAG GCCCTTAAGCGTAAAGTGTCGGAGCTGGAGAGTTTAACatccagcagcagaggaggagcatGTTCAGTTCAAACAGCCGACCAGTCGAGCCAAACTCCACCTCAGAAAGCTACGGACTCAGCAG CAGACGATCGATGCAACCGGCTCTACAGAGAGAAATGTGCCATCGAGAGGATGTGCGAGGataaacaacag ttGATCCTGTCCCTGGAGAGACGGCTGATGGAGCTCAGCGACACGCTGCAGAAGGTCAGAGACGGTTTCCTGGAGAAGTCCACTGATCTGGAGGTTCTGCTGAGGAAGGCTGACGATCAG AGCAAATCTTTGGAGGACGTCCTGCGGCAAAACCTTGAGAAGGACAGGGAGATTGTCTCTCTGAAGGCAGACCTCACCAAGCTCTCCCAGACGTCTCCTGTGCAGCCAAAAACCAAACGTGGCCTGCTCGCCAACATCCGGGAGGCGGTGACTTCTCCGCGGAGGACGACCTCCGGCCGAACGCTCAGGAAGACGGCCAGGACTCCACATGTGTGA
- the zgc:56231 gene encoding kinesin-like protein KIF20A isoform X2, with translation MSEVFDLTHEEGDHMQPVDKDRDHPVSTSSQQVEAPGVAEQQTMRVYLRVRPFSREELADNEDQGCVAIESSQTVTLNAPKGSATMKSSERGIGMSIHKFSFSQIFGPETTQSELFEDTVKAQMSDFLDGENALIFSYGVTNAGKTFTIQGRPKEPGILPRVLDATFQHIGGRQYEGMDLKPYLRNDAQYLDPDQVKQERYSKAAIFVSLKEDCDPLRASSGSESLSYSSSALSSSLYCDEAETDSSQFALWVAFFEIYNECVYDLLQPSLCSKSKKRASLRVCDDGAGNAYVKDLRWINIQTLGEASRLLQFGNRNRSAAATKMNQSSSRSHSIFTMKLLKIDDCSTVRRISEFSLCDLAGSERCNKTKTFGERLKEAGNINNSLLILGKCINALRNNQTDRMKSSYIPFRESKLTKLFQAVFCGKGRASMIVNINQCASTYDETLHVMKFSAVAKRVVQVITDKHLESLAPCLVGRDGKPLVRNGSIDSQALESYLSEDELLDEEDEADMSLLPQHEIVSMIENLRSKLLVERRRNLVQEMEIRKEMGDAMLQQIMESEELRTRQIEELKESYQEKLENTFEMYKDAIKEHAYQSAMNNLEDDYVPLDEFVAEQEKVEALKRKVSELESLTSSSRGGACSVQTADQSSQTPPQKATDSADDRCNRLYREKCAIERMCEDKQQLILSLERRLMELSDTLQKVRDGFLEKSTDLEVLLRKADDQSKSLEDVLRQNLEKDREIVSLKADLTKLSQTSPVQPKTKRGLLANIREAVTSPRRTTSGRTLRKTARTPHV, from the exons ATGAGTGAAGTTTTTGATCTGACTCATGAAGAAGGAGACCACATGCAGCCTGTGGACAAGGACCGTGATCATCCTGTCAGCACCTCATCCCAACAG GTTGAAGCTCCAGGTGTTGCAGAGCAGCAGACGATGAGAGTGTACCTCAGAGTCCGGCCTTTCTCCAGAGAGGAGCTCGCTGACAACGAGGATCAG GGTTGTGTGGCGATTGAAAGCAGCCAGACGGTGACCCTGAATGCACCTAAAGGTTCTGCCACCATGAAGAGCAGTGAGAGAGGCATCGGCATGTCCATCCACAAATTCTCCTTCTCACAG ATTTTTGGTCCAGAGACGACTCAGTCTGAGCTGTTCGAGGACACGGTCAAAGCTCAAATGTCTGATTTCTTGGACGGGGAGAACGCTCTGATATTCAGCTATGGAGTCACCAATGCTGGGAAGACGTTCACAATCCAAG GAAGACCTAAAGAGCCGGGGATCCTCCCTCGGGTGTTGGATGCCACCTTTCAGCACATCGGAGGCCGTCAGTATGAGGGGATGGACCTGAAACCTTACCTCAGGAACGATGCTCAATACCTGGATCCTGACCAAGTCAAACAGGAGAGATATTCTAAAGCAGCCATTTTTGTTTCACTGAAAGAG GATTGTGATCCTCTCAGAGCCAGCAGTGGATCAGAGTCTTTGTCCTACTCCAGCTcggctctctcctcctctttataCTGCGATGAAGCCG aaacagacagcagTCAGTTTGCACTGTGGGTTGCATTCTTTGAGATCTACAACGAGTGTGTGTACGACCTGCTTCAACCTTCACTCTGCTCCAAATCTAAGAAACGAGCTTCTCTGAGAGTGTGTGACGACGGGGCTGGGAATGCTTACGTTAAAG ATCTAAGGTGGATAAACATCCAGACTCTGGGAGAAGCCAGCAGACTGCTTCAGTTTGGAAACAGGAACAGAAGTGCAGCAGCCACTAAGATGAACCAGTCGTCCAGCAGAAG CCACAGCATATTCACCATGAAGTTACTGAAGATCGATGACTGCAGCACAGTAAGAAGGATCTCAGA GTTTTCTCTGTGTGACCTGGCCGGCTCAGAAAGATGCAACAAAACCAAAACGTTCGGGGAGAGACTGAAGGAGGCGGGAAACATCAACAACTCTCTGCTCATTCTGGGGAAGTGCATCAACGCTCTCCGTAACAACCAGACCGACAG GATGAAGAGCAGCTACATTCCTTTCAGAGAGAGTAAACTCACAAAGCTCTTCCAGGCTGTCTTCTGCGGTAAAGGGCGAGCATCGATGATCGTCAACATTAACCAGTGTGCCTCTACGTACGACGAGACTCTGCATGTGATGAAGTTCTCCGCTGTGGCCAAACGG GTGGTCCAGGTCATTACAGACAAACACCTGGAATCTCTGGCTCCGTGTTTGGTCGGCCGCGATGGGAAACCTCTGGTGAGGAACGGGTCGATTGACAGCCAGGCCCTGGAGAGCTACCTGTCTGAGGATGAGCTGCTGGATGAGGAAGACGAGGCTGACATGTCTCTGCTGCCTCagcat GAGATCGTGAGTATGATTGAGAATCTGCGATCAAAACTGCTGGTAGAGCGAAGGAGAAATCTGGTTCAGGAAATGGAGATCCGTAAAGAAATGGGAGACGCCATGTTGCAGCAGATCATGGAGAGCGAGGAACTCCGCAC TCGGCAGATAGAGGAGCTGAAGGAGAGCTACCAGGAAAAGCTGGAGAACACGTTTGAGATGTACAAAGATGCAATCAAAGAGCACGCCTACCAGAGCGCCATGAACAACCTGGAAGACGACTACGTGCCGCTCGACGAGTTCGTCGCTGAGCAGGAGAAAGTGGAG GCCCTTAAGCGTAAAGTGTCGGAGCTGGAGAGTTTAACatccagcagcagaggaggagcatGTTCAGTTCAAACAGCCGACCAGTCGAGCCAAACTCCACCTCAGAAAGCTACGGACTCAGCAG ACGATCGATGCAACCGGCTCTACAGAGAGAAATGTGCCATCGAGAGGATGTGCGAGGataaacaacag ttGATCCTGTCCCTGGAGAGACGGCTGATGGAGCTCAGCGACACGCTGCAGAAGGTCAGAGACGGTTTCCTGGAGAAGTCCACTGATCTGGAGGTTCTGCTGAGGAAGGCTGACGATCAG AGCAAATCTTTGGAGGACGTCCTGCGGCAAAACCTTGAGAAGGACAGGGAGATTGTCTCTCTGAAGGCAGACCTCACCAAGCTCTCCCAGACGTCTCCTGTGCAGCCAAAAACCAAACGTGGCCTGCTCGCCAACATCCGGGAGGCGGTGACTTCTCCGCGGAGGACGACCTCCGGCCGAACGCTCAGGAAGACGGCCAGGACTCCACATGTGTGA
- the rgs9bp gene encoding regulator of G-protein signaling 9-binding protein, translating into MPLINNKVSDGCTVGTEKALADGKALVDSLVKVVACYRHLASCVGSCTDSLQLRDELRQTREKAQKLAVDICSHLTSHLRNKSLPEEQRKEMELLWVAFSSSLELLHLDMCKVLNMGDTFCLADAKTLVKTGLQGGGSEVCARALSLPDLNQAQTSSLPTGLEVQERGSMEKEISQIDNMIEDMEMKVNVLRWMVEPRGPKHVEQLSGSDSTSLALTSIDEEQQEERRPLCQRSPVFVVLLLLLVVLVAASLSVSIVFFS; encoded by the exons ATGCCGCTCATAAACAACAAAGTGAGCGATGGATGCACGGTGGGCACGGAGAAGGCTTTGGCTGATGGGAAGGCTCTGGTGGATTCTTTGGTGAAG GTGGTGGCGTGTTACAGACACCTGGCCTCGTGTGTTGGTAGCTGCACAGACAGCTTGCAGCTTCGAGATGAGCTTCGGCAAACGCGAGAAAAGGCTCAGAAGTTAGCCGTGGACATCTGTAGTCACCTGACCTCACACCTCAGAAACAAGAGCCTCCCCGAGGAGCAGCGTAAGGAGATGGAGCTCCTCTGGGTGGCCTTCTCCTCCAGCCTGGAGCTCCTCCACCTCGACATGTGCAAAGTGCTCAACATGGGGGACACCTTCTGTCTGGCTGATGCAAAAACCCTGGTGAAGACCGGCCTCCAAG GAGGAGGCAGCGAGGTGTGCGCTCGGGCTCTCAGCCTGCCGGACCTGAACCAGGCTCAGACCTCCAGCCTCCCTACAGGTCTGGAGGTCCAGGAGCGCGGCAGCATGGAGAAGGAGATCAGCCAGATCGACAACATGATCGAGGACATGGAGATGAAGGTGAACGTGCTGCGCTGGATGGTGGAGCCTCGGGGGCCGAAGCATGTGGAGCAGCTGAGCGGCTCAGACAGCACCTCTCTGGCTCTGACGTCCATCGacgaggagcagcaggaggagcgaAGGCCTCTGTGTCAGCGCAGCCCCGTCTTTGTGGTCTTACTGCTACTGCTGGTTGTTTTAGTGGCAGCGAGTTTATCTGTCAGTATTGTCTTCTTCTCCTGA
- the mcur1 gene encoding mitochondrial calcium uniporter regulator 1 isoform X1, giving the protein MTLKRSHSRFKLLSVKNPQNRLDPSLYHDISVKSRPTGSRLTAAVNTSPGLRCVVTPSSNFMEPIWRKGRVNVSAVGQIKRDLSTSITARQYDLKPGVSKCEAGRLLFDTHAVVRLFEENGFTTQQAEVMVQVLVRMTRSNMEVIYSDMVTKVQQEIMLQRVMSQIASVKKEMIILEKSEFSTLLAENEKLKVELLQMKIQLADVMNKVRSDTILDMNLEKSRVKELKADHERKLLETRTDIMEMTAEQDRYLTQTNMKIDTEVAGLKTMLESHKLDTIKYLAGISGRLPMLIRNNMHTLSTHEREQSHLRTR; this is encoded by the exons ATGACCCTGAAACGGAGCCACTCCCGGTTTAAACTGCTTTCTGTGAAGAATCCACAGAACCGGCTCGATCCGTCTTTATATCACGACATCTCCGTGAAATCACGACCGACCGGGTCGCGTCTGACAGCAGCTGTCAACACATCGCCGGGTCTCCGGTGTGTCGTCACCCCGAGCAGCAACTTCATGGAGCCGATCTGGAGGAAAGGACGAGTGAATGTTTCCGCTGTGGGACAAATTAAGAGAG ATCTGAGCACCTCCATCACGGCCCGCCAGTACGATCTAAAACCAGGAGTGTCGAAGTGTGAGGCGGGCAGACTGCTGTTCGATACTCACGCGGTGGTTCGACTCTTCGAGGAAAACG GCTTCACCACGCAGCAGGCCGAGGTGATGGTTCAAGTTCTGGTGAGGATGACAAGGTCCAACATGGAGGTGATTTACAGCGACATGGTGACCAAAGTGCAGCAG GAGATCATGTTGCAGCGTGTCATGTCTCAAATAGCGTcagtaaagaaagaaatgatcatCCTGGAAAAGAGCGAGTTCTCGACTCTACTGGCAGAGAACGAG AAACTAAAGGTGGAGTTGTTGCAGATGAAGATCCAGCTCGCG GACGTCATGAATAAAGTGCGCTCAGACACGATTCTGGACATGAACCTGGAGAAGAGTCGAGTCAAAGAATTA AAAGCAGATCATGAGAGGAAGCTTCTGGAAACAAGGACTGACATCATGGAAATG aCTGCAGAGCAGGATCGATATTTAACTCAGACCAACATGAAGATCGACACTGaagtggccggtttgaaaacCATGTTAGAGTCTCACAAGCTGGACACGATAAAATACCTCGCAG GCATTAGTGGGCGGTTACCTATGCTAATTAGGAACAACATGCACACGCTTTCAACCCACGAGCGAGAACAAAGTCACTTAAGAACACGTTGA
- the dph2 gene encoding 2-(3-amino-3-carboxypropyl)histidine synthase subunit 2 isoform X1 gives MADAFSSSSETVIQRVVDVKSKTNTPVDSLEESYQIKETCDFIRDRQCKKVALQFPDELLGDSVAVAVEIERNSEATAYILGDTSYGSCCVDEVAAEHVGADCIVHYGGSCLSPSTRLPLMYVFERRAVDLDKCSSSFRELYPDTQSPVIILYDVNYVHAMNDLFTLLSQDYPNLVVSELVVEGEQCYIHGWIKRQDDIISMSERDGSQVVCQFGRRFSLKSASNIKDYEMFYVGREGTTLTNFMMTWNRCLFSSFDPLTMTGRAESVSINRALMKRYYAIERAKDANVVGILVGTLGVADYLSVIEQLKETIRRAGKKSYMFAMGKLNVPKLANFLEIDIFVLVACPENALLDSSEFYKPVVTPFEMEVACNKKREWSEEYVTDFRHLLPGGRSHVPLAEQQEDDEEPPDVSLITLSLRSHNLLLSEPAEQSCSSSVVLRNQTLTVANSAGTTRSKRELLIGQFDLFSVHMNTFLLKNITHIQSLFYNIYKYLVCLLLSASFLAERSWRGLEQKLGETPVVKAVKGRRGIAIAYEEEGTSLS, from the exons ATGGCTGATGCGTTCAGTAGCAGCTCGGAAACCGTAATTCAGCGCGTTGTAGACgttaaaagcaaaacaaacacacctgtggACAGCCTTGAAGAGTCGTATCAGATAAAGGAGACTTGTGACTTCATCAGAGATCGTCAGTGTAAAAAG GTTGCTCTGCAGTTTCCCGATGAGCTGCTAGGGGATTCAGTCGCCGTGGCAGTAGAGATCGAGAGGAACAGTGAAGCCACCGCATACATTTTAGGAGATACATCCTATGGCAG ttGTTGTGTGGACGAGGTCGCTGCGGAGCACGTTGGAGCCGACTGCATCGTGCACTATGGCGGCTCGTGCCTCAGCCCGTCCACCAGGCTGCCGCTGATGTACGTGTTTGAGAGGAGAGCGGTGGATCTGGATAAGTGCTCGTCCTCCTTTAGAGAACTTTACCCCGACACACAGAGTCCCGTCATCATCCTCTACGACGTCAACTATGTTCATGCTATGA ACGATCTCTTCACCCTCCTCTCACAGGATTATCCGAACCTGGTGGTCTCGGAGCTCGTCGTGGAGGGGGAGCAGTGTTACATTCACGGCTGGATTAAAAGAcaggatgacatcatcagcatgTCGGAGAGGGACGGCAGTCAGGTCGTCTGTCAGTTTGGGCGGCGGTTCTCCTTGAAGAGCGCTTCAAACATTAAGGATTATGAAATGTTCTATGTGGGGCGGGAGGGGACCACTCTCACTAACTTCATGATGACTTGGAACCGCTGCTTGTTCTCTTCCTTTGACCCGCTAACGATGACGGGGAGGGCGGAGTCAGTGAGTATAAACCGAGCTCTGATGAAGAGATACTACGCCATAGAACGAGCTAAAGATGCTAACGTGGTCGGCATCCTGGTCGGCACGCTCGGCGTAGCAGACTACCTGAGCGTCATTGAGCAGCTGAAGGAGACGATCCGCCGAGCCGGAAAGAAGAGCTACATGTTCGCCATGGGGAAACTCAACGTGCCCAAGCTGGCTAACTTTCTGGAAATTGACATATTCGTGTTGGTGGCTTGTCCCGAGAACGCTCTGCTGGACTCCAGTGAGTTTTATAAACCCGTGGTGACGCCGTTTGAGATGGAGGTGGCCTGCAACAAGAAGCGGGAGTGGTCAGAGGAGTACGTCACAGACTTCAGACACCTCCTGCCAG GTGGGCGAAGTCATGTTCCTTTAgcggagcagcaggaggacgaCGAGGAGCCGCCGGACGTCTCTTTGATCACATTAAGTCTGCGCAGCCACAACCTGCTGCTCAGCGAGCCTGCGGAGCAGTCGTGCAGCTCCTCCGTCGTCCTCAGGAACCAAACTCTGACCGTGGCCAACTCAGCCGGTACGACCCGCTCCAAGAGAGAGCTGCTGATTGGACAGTTCGATTTGTTCTCCGTGCACATGAATACGTTTTTATTGAAGaacatcacacacatacagtcactGTTCtataatatttataaatatCTTGTATGCCTCCTCCTCTCAGCGTCCTTCCTGGCAGAGCGGAGCTGGCGCGGTTTGGAGCAGAAGTTGGGCGAGACGCCGGTGGTGAAGGCTGTGAAGGGGCGGAGAGGCATCGCTATCGCCTACGAAGAGGAGGGAACGTCTTTGTCGTga
- the mcur1 gene encoding mitochondrial calcium uniporter regulator 1 isoform X2, producing MTLKRSHSRFKLLSVKNPQNRLDPSLYHDISVKSRPTGSRLTAAVNTSPGLRCVVTPSSNFMEPIWRKGRVNVSAVGQIKRDLSTSITARQYDLKPGVSKCEAGRLLFDTHAVVRLFEENGFTTQQAEVMVQVLVRMTRSNMEVIYSDMVTKVQQEIMLQRVMSQIASVKKEMIILEKSEFSTLLAENEKLKVELLQMKIQLADVMNKVRSDTILDMNLEKSRVKELKADHERKLLETRTDIMEMTAEQDRYLTQTNMKIDTEVAGLKTMLESHKLDTIKYLAGSVFTCLTVVLGFYRIWM from the exons ATGACCCTGAAACGGAGCCACTCCCGGTTTAAACTGCTTTCTGTGAAGAATCCACAGAACCGGCTCGATCCGTCTTTATATCACGACATCTCCGTGAAATCACGACCGACCGGGTCGCGTCTGACAGCAGCTGTCAACACATCGCCGGGTCTCCGGTGTGTCGTCACCCCGAGCAGCAACTTCATGGAGCCGATCTGGAGGAAAGGACGAGTGAATGTTTCCGCTGTGGGACAAATTAAGAGAG ATCTGAGCACCTCCATCACGGCCCGCCAGTACGATCTAAAACCAGGAGTGTCGAAGTGTGAGGCGGGCAGACTGCTGTTCGATACTCACGCGGTGGTTCGACTCTTCGAGGAAAACG GCTTCACCACGCAGCAGGCCGAGGTGATGGTTCAAGTTCTGGTGAGGATGACAAGGTCCAACATGGAGGTGATTTACAGCGACATGGTGACCAAAGTGCAGCAG GAGATCATGTTGCAGCGTGTCATGTCTCAAATAGCGTcagtaaagaaagaaatgatcatCCTGGAAAAGAGCGAGTTCTCGACTCTACTGGCAGAGAACGAG AAACTAAAGGTGGAGTTGTTGCAGATGAAGATCCAGCTCGCG GACGTCATGAATAAAGTGCGCTCAGACACGATTCTGGACATGAACCTGGAGAAGAGTCGAGTCAAAGAATTA AAAGCAGATCATGAGAGGAAGCTTCTGGAAACAAGGACTGACATCATGGAAATG aCTGCAGAGCAGGATCGATATTTAACTCAGACCAACATGAAGATCGACACTGaagtggccggtttgaaaacCATGTTAGAGTCTCACAAGCTGGACACGATAAAATACCTCGCAG GTTCGGTGTTCACCTGTCTCACCGTGGTTTTGGGTTTCTATCGGATTTGGATGTAA
- the dph2 gene encoding 2-(3-amino-3-carboxypropyl)histidine synthase subunit 2 isoform X2, with amino-acid sequence MADAFSSSSETVIQRVVDVKSKTNTPVDSLEESYQIKETCDFIRDRQCKKVALQFPDELLGDSVAVAVEIERNSEATAYILGDTSYGSCCVDEVAAEHVGADCIVHYGGSCLSPSTRLPLMYVFERRAVDLDKCSSSFRELYPDTQSPVIILYDVNYVHAMNDLFTLLSQDYPNLVVSELVVEGEQCYIHGWIKRQDDIISMSERDGSQVVCQFGRRFSLKSASNIKDYEMFYVGREGTTLTNFMMTWNRCLFSSFDPLTMTGRAESVSINRALMKRYYAIERAKDANVVGILVGTLGVADYLSVIEQLKETIRRAGKKSYMFAMGKLNVPKLANFLEIDIFVLVACPENALLDSSEFYKPVVTPFEMEVACNKKREWSEEYVTDFRHLLPGGRSHVPLAEQQEDDEEPPDVSLITLSLRSHNLLLSEPAEQSCSSSVVLRNQTLTVANSAASFLAERSWRGLEQKLGETPVVKAVKGRRGIAIAYEEEGTSLS; translated from the exons ATGGCTGATGCGTTCAGTAGCAGCTCGGAAACCGTAATTCAGCGCGTTGTAGACgttaaaagcaaaacaaacacacctgtggACAGCCTTGAAGAGTCGTATCAGATAAAGGAGACTTGTGACTTCATCAGAGATCGTCAGTGTAAAAAG GTTGCTCTGCAGTTTCCCGATGAGCTGCTAGGGGATTCAGTCGCCGTGGCAGTAGAGATCGAGAGGAACAGTGAAGCCACCGCATACATTTTAGGAGATACATCCTATGGCAG ttGTTGTGTGGACGAGGTCGCTGCGGAGCACGTTGGAGCCGACTGCATCGTGCACTATGGCGGCTCGTGCCTCAGCCCGTCCACCAGGCTGCCGCTGATGTACGTGTTTGAGAGGAGAGCGGTGGATCTGGATAAGTGCTCGTCCTCCTTTAGAGAACTTTACCCCGACACACAGAGTCCCGTCATCATCCTCTACGACGTCAACTATGTTCATGCTATGA ACGATCTCTTCACCCTCCTCTCACAGGATTATCCGAACCTGGTGGTCTCGGAGCTCGTCGTGGAGGGGGAGCAGTGTTACATTCACGGCTGGATTAAAAGAcaggatgacatcatcagcatgTCGGAGAGGGACGGCAGTCAGGTCGTCTGTCAGTTTGGGCGGCGGTTCTCCTTGAAGAGCGCTTCAAACATTAAGGATTATGAAATGTTCTATGTGGGGCGGGAGGGGACCACTCTCACTAACTTCATGATGACTTGGAACCGCTGCTTGTTCTCTTCCTTTGACCCGCTAACGATGACGGGGAGGGCGGAGTCAGTGAGTATAAACCGAGCTCTGATGAAGAGATACTACGCCATAGAACGAGCTAAAGATGCTAACGTGGTCGGCATCCTGGTCGGCACGCTCGGCGTAGCAGACTACCTGAGCGTCATTGAGCAGCTGAAGGAGACGATCCGCCGAGCCGGAAAGAAGAGCTACATGTTCGCCATGGGGAAACTCAACGTGCCCAAGCTGGCTAACTTTCTGGAAATTGACATATTCGTGTTGGTGGCTTGTCCCGAGAACGCTCTGCTGGACTCCAGTGAGTTTTATAAACCCGTGGTGACGCCGTTTGAGATGGAGGTGGCCTGCAACAAGAAGCGGGAGTGGTCAGAGGAGTACGTCACAGACTTCAGACACCTCCTGCCAG GTGGGCGAAGTCATGTTCCTTTAgcggagcagcaggaggacgaCGAGGAGCCGCCGGACGTCTCTTTGATCACATTAAGTCTGCGCAGCCACAACCTGCTGCTCAGCGAGCCTGCGGAGCAGTCGTGCAGCTCCTCCGTCGTCCTCAGGAACCAAACTCTGACCGTGGCCAACTCAGCCG CGTCCTTCCTGGCAGAGCGGAGCTGGCGCGGTTTGGAGCAGAAGTTGGGCGAGACGCCGGTGGTGAAGGCTGTGAAGGGGCGGAGAGGCATCGCTATCGCCTACGAAGAGGAGGGAACGTCTTTGTCGTga